One segment of Heteronotia binoei isolate CCM8104 ecotype False Entrance Well chromosome 18, APGP_CSIRO_Hbin_v1, whole genome shotgun sequence DNA contains the following:
- the HIP1 gene encoding huntingtin-interacting protein 1 isoform X3 — MEVGKMTVSINKAINAQEVAVKEKHARTCILGTHHEKGAHTFWSVVNRLPLSSNAVLCWKFCHVFHKLLRDGHPNVLKDSVRYKSELSDMSRMWGHLSEGYGQLCSIYLKLLRTKMEFHTKNPRFPGNLQMSDRQLDETGENDVNNFFQLTVEMFDYLECELNLFQTVFNSLDMSRSVSVTAAGQCRLAPLIQVILDCSHLYDYTVKLLFKLHSCLPADTLQGHRDRFLEQFKKLKDLFYRSSNLQYFKRLIQIPQLPENPPNFLRASALSEHISPVVVIPVEASSPDSEPIMELVDMETASQQSLPENKFDDIFGSSFSNDPFNFNSQNGMNKDDKDQLIEQLHREISNLKEELKNFKAESHRLVMQLKGRISELEAELAEQQHLKQQALDESDFLQTELDELKKRHEDTEKAQRSLTEIERKAQATEQRYVKLKEKYSELVQNHADLLRKNAEVTKQVTVARQVQGDAEREKKELEDSFQQLSKQAQRKTQEQAEVLETLKRELMASKQEIQTLRSTIECSTQSEVEQSTQLADLQLERDTLAETVAEHDQQRAALQAEVEQLKAALEREKENSSKTSEELQCRLGEKERNAQDLQQQLLDKQFALLQCALGEAEQMVQDALNRLDDPVHISCTSSADYLLSRTAAALQCTKQLEEACGQYLADRSDVSSLLSNVAVFAHLTGDTILQASATSHMAPMEPADLLLEACRQCGSEALRYLGNLKDSASLESADCTAVRNSLSRIATIGEELRPKGLDIKQDELGDLVDKEMAATAAAIETAAARIEEMLSKSRAGDTGVKLEVNERILGSCTGLMQAIQDLVLASKDLQREIVESGRGAASPKEFYARNSRWTEGLISASQAVGWGATVMVDAADLVVQGKGKFEELMVCSHEIAASTAQLVAASKVKADKDSANLSKLQVASRAVNQATAGVVASTKSGKSQIEEKADSMNFSAMTLTQIKRQEMDSQVRVLELESQLQKERQRLGELRKKHYELAGVAEGWDENGTDLAP; from the exons aCCGTCAGCATCAACAAGGCCATTAATGCTCAGGAAGTCGCTGTCAAAGAGAAACACGCCAGAA CATGTATCTTGGGGACGCACCACGAGAAAGGAGCCCACACCTTCTGGTCTGTTGTGAACCGCTTGCCTCTCTCCAGCAATGCTGTACTCTGTTGGAAATTCTGCCACGTCTTCCACAAGCTCCTCCGTGACGGACACCCAAAT GTCTTGAAGGATTCTGTGAGGTACAAGAGCGAGTTGAGCGACATGAGCCGCATGTGG GGCCACCTGAGCGAGGGTTATGGACAGCTGTGCAGCATCTACCTCAAATTGCTGAGAACCAAGATGGAATTCCACACAAAA aatccCCGATTCCCTGGAAACCTCCAGATGTCAGACAGGCAACTTGATGAGACGGGCGAGAACGACGTTAATAACTT TTTCCAGCTCACTGTGGAGATGTTTGATTACCTGGAGTGCGAACTGAACTTATTCCAGACAG TGTTCAATTCCTTGGACATGTCTCGCTCTGTGTCGGTCACCGCTGCTGGGCAGTGCCGGTTGGCCCCTCTGATCCAGGTCATCCTAGACTGCAGCCACCTCTATGACTACACTGTTAAACTTCTCTTCAAGCTCCATTCCT GTCTCCCAGCTGACACACTCCAAGGCCACAGGGACCGTTTCCTAGAGCAGTTCAAAAA GCTGAAGGATCTGTTCTATCGCTCCAGCAACCTGCAGTATTTCAAGCGACTGATTCAGATCCCTCAGCTGCCCGAG AATCCCCCTAACTTCCTGCGGGCTTCGGCACTCTCCGAGCACATCAGCCCTGTCGTCGTCATCCCGGTGGAAGCCTCATCCCCCGACAGCGAGCCCATCATGGAACTTGTAGACATGGAAACAGCCTCACAGCAG AGTCTGCCTGAGAATAAGTTTGACGACATCTTTGGCAGCTCATTCAGCAATGACCCGTTCAACTTTAACAGCCAGAATGGGATGAACAAGGATGACAA GGACCAATTGATTGAGCAGCTGCACAGAGAGATCAGCAACCTCAAGGAGGAGCTGAAAAACTTCAAGGCTGAG AGTCACCGCCTGGTGATGCAGCTGAAGGGGCGGATCAGCGAGCTGGAGGCGGAGCTGGCAGAGCAGCAGCACCTGAAGCAGCAGGCCCTGGACGAGAGCGACTTTCTGCAGACCGAACTGGATGAACTGAAGAAGCGACACGAGGACACTGAGAAGGCCCAGCGCAGCCTGACAGAGATTGAGA GGAAAGCACAAGCGACAGAGCAGCGTTATGTGAAGTTAAAGGAAAAGTACAGCGAGCTCGTGCAGAACCACGCGGACCTCCTGCGCAAG AATGCTGAAGTCACCAAGCAGGTGACAGTGGCGAGACAGGTCCAAGGCGATGCGGAACGAGAGAAGAAAGAACTGGAGGACTCCTTTCAGCAGCTGAGCAAGCAGGCCCAACGGAAG ACTCAGGAGCAGGCAGAGGTCTTGGAGACTTTGAAGAGGGAGCTCATGGCCAGCAAGCAGGAAATTCAGACTCTCAGAAGTACTATTGAGTGTAGCACTCAG TCTGAAGTGGAGCAAAGCACCCAGCTGGCCGACCTGCAGCTTGAGAGGGACACCCTTGCCGAGACTGTGGCTGAGCACGACCAGCAGAGGGCAGCCTTGCAGGCTGAAGTGGAGCAGCTCAAAGCTGCactggagagggagaaggagaacagCAGCAAGACGTCGGAAGAGCTGCAGTGCCGCCTGGGGGAAAAG GAGCGCAACGCACAGGACCTCCAGCAGCAGCTCCTGGACAAGCAGTTTGCTCTCCTACAGTGTGCCTTGGGAGAGGCCGAGCAGATGGTCCAGGATGCCTTGAACCGACTCGATGACCCTGTTCACATCAGCTGCACAAGTTCTGCAG ATTACCTTCTGTCTAGGACAGCGGCTGCATTGCAGTGCACCAAGCAGCTCGAGGAGGCATGCGGCCAGTACCTTGCAGACCGGTCAG ATGTGAGCAGCCTCTTGTCGAATGTGGCTGTCTTTGCCCACCTGACTGGAGACACCATCCTGCAAGCCAGTGCCACTTCACACATGGCCCCCATGGAGCCTGCTGACT TGCTGTTGGAGGCCTGCAGACAGTGTGGGAGTGAGGCCCTGCGCTATCTAGGGAACCTGAAGGATTCTGCCTCGCTGGAGAGTGCTGACTGCACAGCTGTCAGGAACAGCCTCAGCCGTATTGCCACAATTGGGGAG GAGCTGCGCCCCAAAGGCTTGGATATCAAGCAAGATGAACTGGGGGACCTGGTGGACAAGGAAATGGCAGCCACAGCAGCAGCCATTGAGACAGCTGCAGCCAGAATCGAG GAGATGCTGAGCAAATCACGGGCCGGGGATACCGGAGTCAAGCTCGAGGTCAACGAGAG GATTCTAGGCTCCTGCACAGGTTTAATGCAGGCGATCCAGGATCTGGTTCTGGCTTCCAAGGATCTCCAGCGAGAGATTGTGGAGAGCGGAAGG GGAGCAGCATCCCCCAAGGAGTTCTATGCCAGGAATTCCCGGTGGACCGAGGGGCTGATCTCCGCCTCGCAGGCTGTCGGATGGGGAGCGACTGTCATGGT AGATGCGGCTGATCTTGTGGTTCAAGGCAAAGGGAAGTTTGAGGAGCTCATGGTCTGCTCCCATGAAATTGCAGCGAGCACAGCTCAACTCGTTGCCGCTTCAAAG GTAAAAGCGGATAAAGACAGTGCGAACCTCAGCAAACTTCAGGTGGCTTCTCGGGCAGTCAACCAAGCGACAGCGGGGGTGGTGGCCTCCACCAAGTCAGGAAAGTCACAGATTGAGGAGAAAG CGGACAGCATGAACTTCTCCGCCATGACGCTGACGCAGATCAAGCGGCAAGAAATGGACTCCCAG GTGCGGGTATtagagctggagagccagttgcaGAAGGAACGGCAGCGCCTGGGCGAGCTGCGCAAGAAGCACTATGAGCTGGCAGGTGTGGCCGAGGGCTGGGATGAGAATG GTACAGATTTGGCTCCCTGA
- the HIP1 gene encoding huntingtin-interacting protein 1 isoform X2, translating to MERPGGSVRPVSNPLSKGLLSRRGLSSPASVPAGGGAVAAVGGTGVVDAGEREAFERGQTVSINKAINAQEVAVKEKHARTCILGTHHEKGAHTFWSVVNRLPLSSNAVLCWKFCHVFHKLLRDGHPNVLKDSVRYKSELSDMSRMWGHLSEGYGQLCSIYLKLLRTKMEFHTKNPRFPGNLQMSDRQLDETGENDVNNFFQLTVEMFDYLECELNLFQTVFNSLDMSRSVSVTAAGQCRLAPLIQVILDCSHLYDYTVKLLFKLHSCLPADTLQGHRDRFLEQFKKLKDLFYRSSNLQYFKRLIQIPQLPENPPNFLRASALSEHISPVVVIPVEASSPDSEPIMELVDMETASQQSLPENKFDDIFGSSFSNDPFNFNSQNGMNKDDKDQLIEQLHREISNLKEELKNFKAESHRLVMQLKGRISELEAELAEQQHLKQQALDESDFLQTELDELKKRHEDTEKAQRSLTEIERKAQATEQRYVKLKEKYSELVQNHADLLRKNAEVTKQVTVARQVQGDAEREKKELEDSFQQLSKQAQRKSEVEQSTQLADLQLERDTLAETVAEHDQQRAALQAEVEQLKAALEREKENSSKTSEELQCRLGEKERNAQDLQQQLLDKQFALLQCALGEAEQMVQDALNRLDDPVHISCTSSADYLLSRTAAALQCTKQLEEACGQYLADRSDVSSLLSNVAVFAHLTGDTILQASATSHMAPMEPADLLLEACRQCGSEALRYLGNLKDSASLESADCTAVRNSLSRIATIGEELRPKGLDIKQDELGDLVDKEMAATAAAIETAAARIEEMLSKSRAGDTGVKLEVNERILGSCTGLMQAIQDLVLASKDLQREIVESGRGAASPKEFYARNSRWTEGLISASQAVGWGATVMVDAADLVVQGKGKFEELMVCSHEIAASTAQLVAASKVKADKDSANLSKLQVASRAVNQATAGVVASTKSGKSQIEEKADSMNFSAMTLTQIKRQEMDSQVRVLELESQLQKERQRLGELRKKHYELAGVAEGWDENGTDLAP from the exons aCCGTCAGCATCAACAAGGCCATTAATGCTCAGGAAGTCGCTGTCAAAGAGAAACACGCCAGAA CATGTATCTTGGGGACGCACCACGAGAAAGGAGCCCACACCTTCTGGTCTGTTGTGAACCGCTTGCCTCTCTCCAGCAATGCTGTACTCTGTTGGAAATTCTGCCACGTCTTCCACAAGCTCCTCCGTGACGGACACCCAAAT GTCTTGAAGGATTCTGTGAGGTACAAGAGCGAGTTGAGCGACATGAGCCGCATGTGG GGCCACCTGAGCGAGGGTTATGGACAGCTGTGCAGCATCTACCTCAAATTGCTGAGAACCAAGATGGAATTCCACACAAAA aatccCCGATTCCCTGGAAACCTCCAGATGTCAGACAGGCAACTTGATGAGACGGGCGAGAACGACGTTAATAACTT TTTCCAGCTCACTGTGGAGATGTTTGATTACCTGGAGTGCGAACTGAACTTATTCCAGACAG TGTTCAATTCCTTGGACATGTCTCGCTCTGTGTCGGTCACCGCTGCTGGGCAGTGCCGGTTGGCCCCTCTGATCCAGGTCATCCTAGACTGCAGCCACCTCTATGACTACACTGTTAAACTTCTCTTCAAGCTCCATTCCT GTCTCCCAGCTGACACACTCCAAGGCCACAGGGACCGTTTCCTAGAGCAGTTCAAAAA GCTGAAGGATCTGTTCTATCGCTCCAGCAACCTGCAGTATTTCAAGCGACTGATTCAGATCCCTCAGCTGCCCGAG AATCCCCCTAACTTCCTGCGGGCTTCGGCACTCTCCGAGCACATCAGCCCTGTCGTCGTCATCCCGGTGGAAGCCTCATCCCCCGACAGCGAGCCCATCATGGAACTTGTAGACATGGAAACAGCCTCACAGCAG AGTCTGCCTGAGAATAAGTTTGACGACATCTTTGGCAGCTCATTCAGCAATGACCCGTTCAACTTTAACAGCCAGAATGGGATGAACAAGGATGACAA GGACCAATTGATTGAGCAGCTGCACAGAGAGATCAGCAACCTCAAGGAGGAGCTGAAAAACTTCAAGGCTGAG AGTCACCGCCTGGTGATGCAGCTGAAGGGGCGGATCAGCGAGCTGGAGGCGGAGCTGGCAGAGCAGCAGCACCTGAAGCAGCAGGCCCTGGACGAGAGCGACTTTCTGCAGACCGAACTGGATGAACTGAAGAAGCGACACGAGGACACTGAGAAGGCCCAGCGCAGCCTGACAGAGATTGAGA GGAAAGCACAAGCGACAGAGCAGCGTTATGTGAAGTTAAAGGAAAAGTACAGCGAGCTCGTGCAGAACCACGCGGACCTCCTGCGCAAG AATGCTGAAGTCACCAAGCAGGTGACAGTGGCGAGACAGGTCCAAGGCGATGCGGAACGAGAGAAGAAAGAACTGGAGGACTCCTTTCAGCAGCTGAGCAAGCAGGCCCAACGGAAG TCTGAAGTGGAGCAAAGCACCCAGCTGGCCGACCTGCAGCTTGAGAGGGACACCCTTGCCGAGACTGTGGCTGAGCACGACCAGCAGAGGGCAGCCTTGCAGGCTGAAGTGGAGCAGCTCAAAGCTGCactggagagggagaaggagaacagCAGCAAGACGTCGGAAGAGCTGCAGTGCCGCCTGGGGGAAAAG GAGCGCAACGCACAGGACCTCCAGCAGCAGCTCCTGGACAAGCAGTTTGCTCTCCTACAGTGTGCCTTGGGAGAGGCCGAGCAGATGGTCCAGGATGCCTTGAACCGACTCGATGACCCTGTTCACATCAGCTGCACAAGTTCTGCAG ATTACCTTCTGTCTAGGACAGCGGCTGCATTGCAGTGCACCAAGCAGCTCGAGGAGGCATGCGGCCAGTACCTTGCAGACCGGTCAG ATGTGAGCAGCCTCTTGTCGAATGTGGCTGTCTTTGCCCACCTGACTGGAGACACCATCCTGCAAGCCAGTGCCACTTCACACATGGCCCCCATGGAGCCTGCTGACT TGCTGTTGGAGGCCTGCAGACAGTGTGGGAGTGAGGCCCTGCGCTATCTAGGGAACCTGAAGGATTCTGCCTCGCTGGAGAGTGCTGACTGCACAGCTGTCAGGAACAGCCTCAGCCGTATTGCCACAATTGGGGAG GAGCTGCGCCCCAAAGGCTTGGATATCAAGCAAGATGAACTGGGGGACCTGGTGGACAAGGAAATGGCAGCCACAGCAGCAGCCATTGAGACAGCTGCAGCCAGAATCGAG GAGATGCTGAGCAAATCACGGGCCGGGGATACCGGAGTCAAGCTCGAGGTCAACGAGAG GATTCTAGGCTCCTGCACAGGTTTAATGCAGGCGATCCAGGATCTGGTTCTGGCTTCCAAGGATCTCCAGCGAGAGATTGTGGAGAGCGGAAGG GGAGCAGCATCCCCCAAGGAGTTCTATGCCAGGAATTCCCGGTGGACCGAGGGGCTGATCTCCGCCTCGCAGGCTGTCGGATGGGGAGCGACTGTCATGGT AGATGCGGCTGATCTTGTGGTTCAAGGCAAAGGGAAGTTTGAGGAGCTCATGGTCTGCTCCCATGAAATTGCAGCGAGCACAGCTCAACTCGTTGCCGCTTCAAAG GTAAAAGCGGATAAAGACAGTGCGAACCTCAGCAAACTTCAGGTGGCTTCTCGGGCAGTCAACCAAGCGACAGCGGGGGTGGTGGCCTCCACCAAGTCAGGAAAGTCACAGATTGAGGAGAAAG CGGACAGCATGAACTTCTCCGCCATGACGCTGACGCAGATCAAGCGGCAAGAAATGGACTCCCAG GTGCGGGTATtagagctggagagccagttgcaGAAGGAACGGCAGCGCCTGGGCGAGCTGCGCAAGAAGCACTATGAGCTGGCAGGTGTGGCCGAGGGCTGGGATGAGAATG GTACAGATTTGGCTCCCTGA
- the HIP1 gene encoding huntingtin-interacting protein 1 isoform X1: MERPGGSVRPVSNPLSKGLLSRRGLSSPASVPAGGGAVAAVGGTGVVDAGEREAFERGQTVSINKAINAQEVAVKEKHARTCILGTHHEKGAHTFWSVVNRLPLSSNAVLCWKFCHVFHKLLRDGHPNVLKDSVRYKSELSDMSRMWGHLSEGYGQLCSIYLKLLRTKMEFHTKNPRFPGNLQMSDRQLDETGENDVNNFFQLTVEMFDYLECELNLFQTVFNSLDMSRSVSVTAAGQCRLAPLIQVILDCSHLYDYTVKLLFKLHSCLPADTLQGHRDRFLEQFKKLKDLFYRSSNLQYFKRLIQIPQLPENPPNFLRASALSEHISPVVVIPVEASSPDSEPIMELVDMETASQQSLPENKFDDIFGSSFSNDPFNFNSQNGMNKDDKDQLIEQLHREISNLKEELKNFKAESHRLVMQLKGRISELEAELAEQQHLKQQALDESDFLQTELDELKKRHEDTEKAQRSLTEIERKAQATEQRYVKLKEKYSELVQNHADLLRKNAEVTKQVTVARQVQGDAEREKKELEDSFQQLSKQAQRKTQEQAEVLETLKRELMASKQEIQTLRSTIECSTQSEVEQSTQLADLQLERDTLAETVAEHDQQRAALQAEVEQLKAALEREKENSSKTSEELQCRLGEKERNAQDLQQQLLDKQFALLQCALGEAEQMVQDALNRLDDPVHISCTSSADYLLSRTAAALQCTKQLEEACGQYLADRSDVSSLLSNVAVFAHLTGDTILQASATSHMAPMEPADLLLEACRQCGSEALRYLGNLKDSASLESADCTAVRNSLSRIATIGEELRPKGLDIKQDELGDLVDKEMAATAAAIETAAARIEEMLSKSRAGDTGVKLEVNERILGSCTGLMQAIQDLVLASKDLQREIVESGRGAASPKEFYARNSRWTEGLISASQAVGWGATVMVDAADLVVQGKGKFEELMVCSHEIAASTAQLVAASKVKADKDSANLSKLQVASRAVNQATAGVVASTKSGKSQIEEKADSMNFSAMTLTQIKRQEMDSQVRVLELESQLQKERQRLGELRKKHYELAGVAEGWDENGTDLAP; encoded by the exons aCCGTCAGCATCAACAAGGCCATTAATGCTCAGGAAGTCGCTGTCAAAGAGAAACACGCCAGAA CATGTATCTTGGGGACGCACCACGAGAAAGGAGCCCACACCTTCTGGTCTGTTGTGAACCGCTTGCCTCTCTCCAGCAATGCTGTACTCTGTTGGAAATTCTGCCACGTCTTCCACAAGCTCCTCCGTGACGGACACCCAAAT GTCTTGAAGGATTCTGTGAGGTACAAGAGCGAGTTGAGCGACATGAGCCGCATGTGG GGCCACCTGAGCGAGGGTTATGGACAGCTGTGCAGCATCTACCTCAAATTGCTGAGAACCAAGATGGAATTCCACACAAAA aatccCCGATTCCCTGGAAACCTCCAGATGTCAGACAGGCAACTTGATGAGACGGGCGAGAACGACGTTAATAACTT TTTCCAGCTCACTGTGGAGATGTTTGATTACCTGGAGTGCGAACTGAACTTATTCCAGACAG TGTTCAATTCCTTGGACATGTCTCGCTCTGTGTCGGTCACCGCTGCTGGGCAGTGCCGGTTGGCCCCTCTGATCCAGGTCATCCTAGACTGCAGCCACCTCTATGACTACACTGTTAAACTTCTCTTCAAGCTCCATTCCT GTCTCCCAGCTGACACACTCCAAGGCCACAGGGACCGTTTCCTAGAGCAGTTCAAAAA GCTGAAGGATCTGTTCTATCGCTCCAGCAACCTGCAGTATTTCAAGCGACTGATTCAGATCCCTCAGCTGCCCGAG AATCCCCCTAACTTCCTGCGGGCTTCGGCACTCTCCGAGCACATCAGCCCTGTCGTCGTCATCCCGGTGGAAGCCTCATCCCCCGACAGCGAGCCCATCATGGAACTTGTAGACATGGAAACAGCCTCACAGCAG AGTCTGCCTGAGAATAAGTTTGACGACATCTTTGGCAGCTCATTCAGCAATGACCCGTTCAACTTTAACAGCCAGAATGGGATGAACAAGGATGACAA GGACCAATTGATTGAGCAGCTGCACAGAGAGATCAGCAACCTCAAGGAGGAGCTGAAAAACTTCAAGGCTGAG AGTCACCGCCTGGTGATGCAGCTGAAGGGGCGGATCAGCGAGCTGGAGGCGGAGCTGGCAGAGCAGCAGCACCTGAAGCAGCAGGCCCTGGACGAGAGCGACTTTCTGCAGACCGAACTGGATGAACTGAAGAAGCGACACGAGGACACTGAGAAGGCCCAGCGCAGCCTGACAGAGATTGAGA GGAAAGCACAAGCGACAGAGCAGCGTTATGTGAAGTTAAAGGAAAAGTACAGCGAGCTCGTGCAGAACCACGCGGACCTCCTGCGCAAG AATGCTGAAGTCACCAAGCAGGTGACAGTGGCGAGACAGGTCCAAGGCGATGCGGAACGAGAGAAGAAAGAACTGGAGGACTCCTTTCAGCAGCTGAGCAAGCAGGCCCAACGGAAG ACTCAGGAGCAGGCAGAGGTCTTGGAGACTTTGAAGAGGGAGCTCATGGCCAGCAAGCAGGAAATTCAGACTCTCAGAAGTACTATTGAGTGTAGCACTCAG TCTGAAGTGGAGCAAAGCACCCAGCTGGCCGACCTGCAGCTTGAGAGGGACACCCTTGCCGAGACTGTGGCTGAGCACGACCAGCAGAGGGCAGCCTTGCAGGCTGAAGTGGAGCAGCTCAAAGCTGCactggagagggagaaggagaacagCAGCAAGACGTCGGAAGAGCTGCAGTGCCGCCTGGGGGAAAAG GAGCGCAACGCACAGGACCTCCAGCAGCAGCTCCTGGACAAGCAGTTTGCTCTCCTACAGTGTGCCTTGGGAGAGGCCGAGCAGATGGTCCAGGATGCCTTGAACCGACTCGATGACCCTGTTCACATCAGCTGCACAAGTTCTGCAG ATTACCTTCTGTCTAGGACAGCGGCTGCATTGCAGTGCACCAAGCAGCTCGAGGAGGCATGCGGCCAGTACCTTGCAGACCGGTCAG ATGTGAGCAGCCTCTTGTCGAATGTGGCTGTCTTTGCCCACCTGACTGGAGACACCATCCTGCAAGCCAGTGCCACTTCACACATGGCCCCCATGGAGCCTGCTGACT TGCTGTTGGAGGCCTGCAGACAGTGTGGGAGTGAGGCCCTGCGCTATCTAGGGAACCTGAAGGATTCTGCCTCGCTGGAGAGTGCTGACTGCACAGCTGTCAGGAACAGCCTCAGCCGTATTGCCACAATTGGGGAG GAGCTGCGCCCCAAAGGCTTGGATATCAAGCAAGATGAACTGGGGGACCTGGTGGACAAGGAAATGGCAGCCACAGCAGCAGCCATTGAGACAGCTGCAGCCAGAATCGAG GAGATGCTGAGCAAATCACGGGCCGGGGATACCGGAGTCAAGCTCGAGGTCAACGAGAG GATTCTAGGCTCCTGCACAGGTTTAATGCAGGCGATCCAGGATCTGGTTCTGGCTTCCAAGGATCTCCAGCGAGAGATTGTGGAGAGCGGAAGG GGAGCAGCATCCCCCAAGGAGTTCTATGCCAGGAATTCCCGGTGGACCGAGGGGCTGATCTCCGCCTCGCAGGCTGTCGGATGGGGAGCGACTGTCATGGT AGATGCGGCTGATCTTGTGGTTCAAGGCAAAGGGAAGTTTGAGGAGCTCATGGTCTGCTCCCATGAAATTGCAGCGAGCACAGCTCAACTCGTTGCCGCTTCAAAG GTAAAAGCGGATAAAGACAGTGCGAACCTCAGCAAACTTCAGGTGGCTTCTCGGGCAGTCAACCAAGCGACAGCGGGGGTGGTGGCCTCCACCAAGTCAGGAAAGTCACAGATTGAGGAGAAAG CGGACAGCATGAACTTCTCCGCCATGACGCTGACGCAGATCAAGCGGCAAGAAATGGACTCCCAG GTGCGGGTATtagagctggagagccagttgcaGAAGGAACGGCAGCGCCTGGGCGAGCTGCGCAAGAAGCACTATGAGCTGGCAGGTGTGGCCGAGGGCTGGGATGAGAATG GTACAGATTTGGCTCCCTGA